In the Oncorhynchus keta strain PuntledgeMale-10-30-2019 chromosome 32, Oket_V2, whole genome shotgun sequence genome, GAACACAAACAAAGCATATGAAcgtgcgtgcgcacacacacacacgcacacacatacacacacacacacacacacacacacacacacacacacacacacacacacacacacacacacacacacacacacacacacacacacacacacacacacacacacacacacacacacgcacgcacacacacacacacacacacacacacacacacacacacgcacacacatacacacaatgttCTGTTCCTAAGGAGGTACATTTCAGTCTCTGTGGTTCTGGTTAAGGTCCATGTTGTGACTCGTGAAATCTGATGAAAAGTATTTCAGTTTGGAGGAGGAGATTTCAACCTCCAAGAGACCACATACAAGCTCCTCATCAACATCCCTGTTTAACCTGTTTATGTGTTGTAATCTACGTTATCCACTGATTTACTGTAAATATTACAGTAAATCAACATGAGTCAACAGATGTTCTTTATTTTGTCCACCAGGTGACATATACTGTAATCCTATTCATCGTGTTGGATTGTTGATACAGTTCCTGATTTGAATGAGGGGTAAAGCCTATAAAGTTCAATAATTGTCACAACTAAACATAAAACATACGTAGTTGTGACAATTATTTAACAGCCAGGTGACTGATGATGATGTCTCTAAAGCGTAAAGAGTGGTGGTATGTTTTGTCTCCTTTGTGAAGgtcatatatacagtggggcaaaaaagtatttagtcagccaccaattgtgcaagttctcctacttaaaaagatgagagaggcctgtaattttcatcatgggtacacttcaactatgacaaacaaaatgagaaaaataaatccagaaaatcacattgtaggattttttatgaatttatttgcaaattatggtggaaaataagtatttggtcacccacaaacaagcaagatttctggctctcacggacctgtaacttcttcttaaagaggctcctctgtcctccactcgttatcagtataaaagacacctgtccaaaacctcaaagagtcacactccaaactccactatggccaagaccagagagctgtcaaaggacaccagaaacaaaattgtaacTAGGTCTTATTTTACGATCTGTGGGTTATGTAAAATACAGTGTGAGGTTCTAACACCCAAGAGCCAAACGCTAGTCTAAGAACCTACCATTACAGCACAGAGCAAGTTATGGCCTCAGACCTAACCTACCATTACAGCACAATTCGAACTATGGCTTCTGACCTAACCTACAATTACAGCACAATTCGAACTATGGCTTCTGACCTAACCTACAATTACAGCACAGAGCGAGCTATGGCCTCTGACCTAACCTACCATTACAGCACAGAACGAGCTATGGCCTCAGACCTAACCTACCATTACAGCACAGAGCTAGCTATGGCCTCTGACCTAACCTACCATTACAGCACAGAGCGAGCTATGGCCTCTGACCTAACCTACCGTTACAGCACAGAGCGAGCTATGGCCTCTGCCCTAACCTACCATTACAGCACAGAGCGAGCTATGGCCTCTGACCTAACATACAATTACAGCACAGAGCGAGCTATGGCCTCAGACCTAACCTACAATTACAGCACAGAACGAGCTATGGCCTCTGACCTAACCTACCATTACAGCACAGAGCGAGCTATGGCCTCAGACCTAACATACAACTACAGCACAGAGCGAGCTATGGCCTCAGACCTAACCTACAATTACAGCACAGAGCGAGCTATGGCCTCAGACCTAACCTACAATTACAGCACAGAGCGAGCTATGGCCTCTGACCTAGCCTACCATTACAGCACAGAGCGAGCTATGGCCTCAGACCTAAAATACAATTACAGCACAGAGCGAGCTATGGCCTCAGACCTAACCTACCATTACAGCACAGAGCGAGCTATGGCCTCTGACCTAACCTACCATTACAGCATTGAGCAAAGCTATGGCCTCTGACCTAACCTACCATTACAGCATTGAGCAAAGCTATGGCCTCTGACCTAACCTACCATTACAACACAGAGCGAGCTATGGCCTCTGACCTAACCTACCATTACAGCATTGAGCAAAGCTATGGCCTCTGACCTAACCTACCATTACAGCACAGAGCGAGCTATGGCCTCTGACCTAACCCACCGTTACAGCACAGAGCGAGCTATGGCCTCTGACCTAACCTACCATTACAGCACAGAGCGAGCTATGGCCTCTGACCTAACCTACCATTACAGCACAGAGCGAGCTATGGACTCTGACCTAACCTACAATTACAGCACAGAGCGAGCTATGGCCTCAGACCTAACCTACAATTACAGCACAGAGCGAGCTATGGCCTCTGACCTAACCTACAATTACAGCACAGAGCGAGCTATGGCCTCTGACCTAACCTGACCTCTGACGTAACCTACCATTACAACACCAAAGCGAGCTATGACCTCTGACCTAACCTACCTTTACAGCACAAAGCGAGCTATGGCCTCTGACCTAACCTACAATTACAGCACAGAGCGAGCTATGGCCTCTGACCTAACCTACAATTACAGCACAGAGCGAGCTATGGCCTCAGATCTAACCTACAATTACAGCACAGAGCGAGCTATGGCCTCAGATCTAACCTACCATTACAGCACAGAGCGAGCTATGGCCTCAGACCTAACATACAATTACAGCACAGAGCGAGCTATGGCCTCTGACCTGACCTACCATTACAGCAGAGAGCAAGCTATGGCCTCTGACCTAACCTACCTTTACAGCACAAAGCGAGCTATGGCCTCTGACCTAACCTACCATTACAGCACAGAGCAAGCTATGGCCTCAGACCTAACCTACAATTACAGCACAGAGCGAGCTATGGCCTCTGACCTAACCTACAATTACAGCACAGAGCGAGCTATGGCCTCTGACCTAACCTACCATTACAGCACAGAGCGAGCTATGGCCTCTGACCTAACCTACCATAGTAGCCTAAGCTATAGGACATGAATTAATGTGGGAGGTCAACACACAGCATAGCCACAATTATTTTTTATCAAACAGCGGATTAAAGCAATGTTATTCTGAATGCCACTTATAGCACATAGGCCTATGGCCTTTGAATTTTGTAATACCAATATGGATATTTTTTTCTAGCCTGCAGTACAGTAGGTCATGTCCTGTGACCCATGTCAACCTGCTATCATTTGCAAGTCGCCCTGAGTTTGTTTGAACCCACAGTTGGAGATAGTACCAGACAGCATACTAAAGTCCAGGTTTGCATCATAACCAGACAGGCCGTCGTCTTGTCTCAGTCATCCCCTCCGTCAcgaaacacccacccacccacaccatgCACGGTGGGTTTGGACTTTGAATCTCCACAAGAGCAAGCTGTGACAGTGTTGAGGACACTGCATTGGAATTTGACCATTCAATTGGGGGCGGAGCGCAGAGACCATCGGCAAAGCCATGTCAGGGCCTGTCTGGGCAGAGGCTCTGCCAGATTGAACACTGGCCCACCCATGCATAGGAGGTTCCTGGGATCTAATGTTGTATCACAATCATATGGTACCCCCGCCCCCCTGCAATTCTAGAGCTAGCTAGTCATAAGTTATGTAAACTTTTCAAAAGCCAAGGATAGGGATTTTTATAAATTCATATCGAAATATGAGCAACAAATTCTAAATGGTCTGACTGAGCTGCACACCTGGTTCCGGGAGGATCCGTATGGACTAATGAGAGCAGCAGTGGCCTGCCTGATAGGGTATAGGACTTATGCACTGAAATAATCACTGCTCATATCTCTGTTGAGGATGCTGGATTGTGGGGAGGTCAGGAATTACAATTCCTTATTTAAGTTTTGGACAGCTGCAGCCCTGACATTTTCCCCTAACTTCAATAGACTACTCAGGGCCAACATCACCCTTTCTATGACTTCATGAAGTGTTGAGAGAGACTCTTCTCCACTCCAGGCCGTATCTTGCATGCTGACTGCTCTGTTGTCCTTTGAAAGGACTCTTTGGACTACAGTATGATTAAATCATCTCAATTTTCAACACCAAGCCTAGGCATCTATGCCTTATGCTGTAAAACATGAAACACAAGAAAGGTCAACCTGAATACTGTTTATTTATGATTTAGCCTAATGTTTTCATGCCTGACTGAtttaataatccaacaggggcaggcaaaagacaggtcaagaGCAGTCAGGAGTCAGTAATCCAGaggaggcaaaggtacaggacggcaggcaggctcagggtcaggggcaggcagaatggtcaggcaggcgtcCTCAgtgtcaggggcaggcagagtggtcaggcaggcgggctcagaggcAGGACAGGCAAGGttcaaaaccaggagggtgagaaaaagagagactggggaaaagcaggagctgagagaaacacactggttgacttgacaaacaagacgaactggcacagacagacaacacaggtataaatacacaggcgataatggggaagattgggtgacacctggaggggagtggagacaagcacaaggacaggtgaaacacatcAGCGTGTGACAGTATCCCCCCTCATATCGAACAGCGCTTCCTGGTTCCAAGCACCCGCTGCTGCCAACATGCGGAAATCCACCGCATAGTCGGCCACACTGTGGGAGTCCTGCTGAAGCTGGATTAGTTTACGTGCAGCTTCTCTCCCGGAGAACGGGGCATCAAAAACCTTCTTCACCTCTCCCACGAACCCCTCCACGCTAACACATATGGCTGGCTGTTGTTTCCATACAGCAGTCGCACAGATGAGAGCCCTCCCTGACATCAGGGAACATTGAGCTAGAAACGCCAGACAGGTGCTCGACTCTCCATTGAAGCGTTTCGAGGGAGATAAGCAGGGCTCCCGAGAAGGTGGAGTGACTGATGAGATGGCGCTGCTAACAGCTGAGTTACAGAGGGGCTGTGGGGTTACCACTGTGGTAGGCTGCCTCCCAGACAATCAGCAGAATTGCGGCAGCAAAATGTCCAATGCACGGTCATGACGTTCAGCCAACGTTTGAACCCCCTCCATAAGACCACGAAGCAATTCTTCGTGCCTACcgatggtggctccttgggaggagatggtgGTGCACAGCTGGTAACACTATAGgctttgtattgtattgtgtgtggCTGTTTTCAAATGGTAAAAATTGTGCTCTTTTGGGCTGAATGAAGACACCTTCAGGGCTTTCtattcttccttccttcccaatcttctctcctcctcttctctctctctgaatatgtAGGGGATAGACACGTTGTATATTTCATTATATTGTAAGCGGTTGTGTAGTTACGCAGTTGTGCACTTGCTCGGACTACTTTCCAATAATAACGTGCTCGTTTGTCAAGGGAAATTTGTGATGTTTCCTGGTCACATTTATCCTGTGTTGTGTGTTAAATTATGTAATGTGATTGTACACATTTAAACTTAAATATGTTGGGGGGGAATTTGTGCTGTATTATTACTGGAAAATGTTGGCACAGCCACTTTTACTTGTGTCCAGCCCAGTGAaggttctagcttgtatggctccctgtATGGCtccctcgggcttccagtggggagacctgaggtcaacctgcCCTCGTCTCCCCTCCCCATTTCgcacttctgagtgggagaccctCCCTGCCAACTCACAAACTAGACTCAGGGcgcccactccgacaaggttaattgacccacagtcccacacggtgacatgatatcattgacgtggAGTGCAAATTAGCGATATCGAAAACTCATGGCGCAAATAGTTTTCATACCTGCAGTCGACAACTGGAATgagagtgcgtgcgtgtgtgtacgagagagagagagagagagatacagttctaTATGCCGAACAGAAAAAACTGAAACTACCCAAAATAATGAATGGTCTGTATGGGAATTTACAGACTGATGATTGATTGATCAATCATGAATACTCAATAGCATATAACACTCCTATCTTTCGTTCCGATTGGTTTTCTGACATATACCCCCCCTCCACGTCACACATTATTGGTCCATTTTATGCAACCTGAGTGACACATGATTTTATAGCAGACCTTGGACAAAGCCGGGCTACGCAGGGAGTAAACGAACGCTTCTCTTCAACATTTTAAGAGTTTGCATTCCCACAAACCTCGAGCATGGCCATCAAAACCACCCCTCTTCTTTTCCGGGCACTGGTTGAGATGTCTGAAGTACACTCTTCAAAAGTTGTACGAGGGAATCCCAACAGAGCAAATATCAGGTAAGTGCAAAAATGCCGGTGAGCGATCCTCCAGCAAGTTTGCAACAACCGGTGACGTGTAGGCTATTTTGATCATTCGTCAACTAGCTTATTTATTTTTCACAATGGTTGAATACAACGGCAataaaatttaaaataaaatgtacatAAAATAATGTTTTAAATCTGAGACGCTCCCCCTAGGGTTTGCAGGTGGGCAGCAGAGGGGTAGATGATAAActaacaaaataaaaaaacaaccaAACAAATGTAGAGAAGTTAGCTGGATGTCCGGTTACAATTACGATTGGTAAAATCCTGAGCTAATTTGGAACAAGTAATAGTACAGTACAATTGAACATGTTAAAAATTATGGGCGGGAAAAATCCAAATGGAGAAAGTTTATATTGCGAAGTGACAAGATGCACATCTCGCGCTTTATAACGGTTTGTCCTATATTGGCGTACATTAGGCTACATAATTACAACATGTCTTCTAGGCTCCTACACAAGGTGCATTCAACATGCTCTGTTCATAACCCTCGGGTGTTTTACTAATTCATCTGAGTTCCGTAACTATTTTAGATAGGCCTACTACATAGTGGAAGTTATAGAGCTTTTTGAAAGGGTTTGATCTGATCTCATTGTTTTTTAAGTCTGGGATTTAAACACACAACCAGACTATTTTCACCAAACTGGGACAATCATTTAGATTTGTCTTTGTTATGATACTTTAAAactgttatttttttattctggAGTTTGTAAAGATTGACTATCAAACAGGTTTAGTCACCTGCTGTGGTGACTTTTTTTAAAGACCAGTGTGCTTTACCAAAGATTAACAcattttctccctcttctcctcctcccagacACCTGGGCAGCTGTGGGGTCCTGTCAGCATGGCGTGCCGCCCTTCcgctatcctcccccctcctccggACCACACCCTTCCGCAGCTTCATTAACCTGGCTGCCTCCATCACTGCCCGCAGGATGGAGTACTCTGAGAGCCGCACACTAGGGTGAGACTTTATCACACACCCACaactcctctctgcccctctgtcttGTCAGCCCCTGTTGACCAGAGGTGACTCTAAAGCCCCACTTTCCTATTCTCAACTTCAATACACTTCAGTTAACATGTGGTTGGCTTGAAATAGACCGGAGCATATTGTATCTTTCCTATATCACAGTCCAATGTTTACTCCTGACTTAGTATTTTTGTAGTGTACATGGGTAGTCCTTTGATCATCTTCTTGATggatccccctctccttccccatccaGGTACACTCCAGAGCAGATGTACAGTGTGGTGGCCAGTGTGGACCAGTACCAGCACTTTGTCCCTTGGTGTAAGAAGTCCCGGGTCGTGAAGGGAAAGAACGGGGATGTCCGGGCCTACCTGGAGATTGGGTTCCCTCCCATCGTGGAGCGTTATACCTCGGAGGTCACGGTTGTCCCAAACCACCATGTCAGGGTAAGCCCCGATAACATTGTACAACACGGTTTATAGCAGGGAGAGGGTAGACATCCTGTATGAATATGGAAATTATGCCCTATttagagtgccttcagaaagtattcacaccccttgacttattccacatttagttacaccctgaattcaaaacagataaaaataataattcttacccatctacacagaataccccataagaacaaagtgaaaacatgataTTTTAGCTAATTTATTAAATTAAATACAGATATATATTTTAAGTCAACATATGTTAGAATTGTTTTTGGTAGTGACTACAGCTgtggtctttctgggtaaatctaagagctttgcacacctggattgtacaatatttgcacatcaagctcttcaagttggttgttgatcattgctagacggCCATTTCTaagttttgccatagatttttaagACTATTTTTAAGTCAAACTAACTCTGACGCTCAGgaatattcactgtcttctttggccttgtgttttatgcTATTGTCATGCTGAATTTAGATGGTCTCCCCCCCCGTGTCTGTtgggaagcagactgaaccaggttttcctgtaggattttgtctgtgcttagctcttctgtttatttttatcctaaaactCACTAGTcgttgccaatgacaagcatactcataacataatgcagccaccaccCTGCTTGAAAATATGTAGTGGTACAGTCCCATGTTTtgttttggggcaaatccaacacactttgtattcaggacataaaattGATTTCTTTGCCacttttttgcagttttactttagtgccttattgcaaacaggatgcatgttttggaatattttattttgtacaggcttccttatttttactctgtcaatgatgttaatattgtggagtaactacactgTTGTTCCATtgtctgttttctcctgtcacagccattaaactctgttttaatgtcaccattagactcatggtgaaatctctgagcagttttcttcctctctggcaactgagttaggaaggacgcctgtatctttgtagtgactgggtgtattgatacaccatccaaaatgtaattgATAACAaaaccatgctcaaagggacatTCAATGTCTGCTTATCAATACCAATAGGCTCCCTTAAACACTATGGCACACAGtgatgagtccatgcaacttgtgacTTGTTTAgcaacatttttactcctgaacttatttaggcttgctgttacaaaggggttgaatactcatttctaaaaacataattctactttgacattatgggttattgtgtgttggccagtgacaCAATCCCAATGTAATTCATTTTCAattgaggctgtaacacaacaaaatgttggaatagtcaaggggtgtgaatactttctgaaggcgtgGCATTTCAGTACTCTAACCTGTGGGATTTAAATGTACTGTGGGACCGGCTGAATGGGTTAAATCGTCTGTAATACATTGATTAGATCCTCCTAGGGGATGAATACTaagtcgttttttttttttatcacctAGCTGCTAACATTGTGCTCCTACGTCCATAGAGCATGGATTAGAGCGGCTTTGTCGGCCATGTCCTGGACAAGAGCCGTGTGTAATGATGAGTGTGCATGTTGTCACACAGGCCGTGTGTACAGACGGATCCCTCTTCAGCCACCTGGAGACGATATGGAGGTTTGCCCCTGCAGCCGAGGACCAACCAGACTCCTGCAACATCGACTTCCATGTGAGTACCACCATTTTGTCCACCAGAACAGTTCACTTTCATTTGGTGTCAGCCTGAGACTAAAAGTCAGCAAGGTTAGATAATAGCCCACTTAAGTACACGTTGTCTTAGTGTTAACATTTATGAATGTTACGTCGGTCTACTCACGCGAACATGAGTGATTACTAATGAACTTTAGGGCTTGAGATCAAATTGCCTGCCAGGGGATAGTTTTATACCAGGCCTTGCATTTCTCTCAACCTATAaagatacttttttttttttttgaggaaGCAGTTGAGTAAAGGCAATTAGGGTTTTATTTATATCCAGTACAGTTGTTAGTGTTCCTAGTCTCTTCATATATCTGGCCAGAGAGGTCATAGcgatatctctccctctctacttcgTGACCCAGATATCTGGGACAGGTTGCCTGTAGTGGAAATGGgttgagggagatgggaggaCAGACTGTCTTTTTGGACGGCCTCATTTAAGAAAGGCCTTTTGGCAGGAATAATGAATAGTATGGCATGAGTTCATTGTGTCTGTCAGCCAGCCATTAAATCAGGAATACAGATGGCGGTCCCTCGTTTGGATATGAGCACTGTCCTCGACTGGAACAATACTACCCAGATGGATAGGTAGACTTGTGTCAGCAGCATGGTTATGGCGTTTGAGTGtactttctccccttctctcttcagATCTCCTTCGAGTTCAGGTCCCCGCTGCACTCCCAGCTGGCCACCCTGTTCTTTGATGAGGTGGTGAAGCAGATGGTGAATGCCTTTGAGTCGCGGGCAGCCAAACTATATGGGGGCCACCGCGGTCCCCTCCAGGAGGTGCCAACAAGGAGGCGAGCAGCATGAGAAGACTCCTACCTGGCCTCTCACTCACCGACACATGGACTAAGTCCcactcactaccaccaccacctgaaaCCCCCCACCACCTGAAACCCCTCACCCTCACCACCTGAAACCCCTCACCACCACCAGAAACTCCTCACCACTTAATTTCAACATGGAATGCCTTCTGCAAGAGACTAGGTCTTCTCTTTTGGATTTTGTTATGTACACAAAAGCACCTATTTATTTGCATTACAGAAACTTTAATTTACTTGACTGTACATACTATTTTTATTTGGGATGGAAGTGGATG is a window encoding:
- the LOC118365271 gene encoding coenzyme Q-binding protein COQ10 homolog, mitochondrial-like — protein: MAIKTTPLLFRALVEMSEVHSSKVVRGNPNRANIRHLGSCGVLSAWRAALPLSSPLLRTTPFRSFINLAASITARRMEYSESRTLGYTPEQMYSVVASVDQYQHFVPWCKKSRVVKGKNGDVRAYLEIGFPPIVERYTSEVTVVPNHHVRAVCTDGSLFSHLETIWRFAPAAEDQPDSCNIDFHISFEFRSPLHSQLATLFFDEVVKQMVNAFESRAAKLYGGHRGPLQEVPTRRRAA